In one window of Photobacterium leiognathi DNA:
- a CDS encoding HGGxSTG domain-containing protein, whose amino-acid sequence MNTRFNLESLPLCGAKTRSGEPCKRRGNKRNGRCKLHGGNSTGAKTEQGKMASRLNALKQFPSWYFGESIPMHYQQRAYRCFERLYTLMTTQPINWQQVFHLIDIDRIPLEMLKYQIMELTSANELLMLQVALDRYYQEQHSVHLSFTVYLPQLTPNSYSSELSKPQREYLDNWLNKHNPLKGTFFDTNQ is encoded by the coding sequence ATGAACACACGGTTTAACCTTGAATCATTACCTTTGTGTGGTGCGAAAACCCGTAGTGGTGAGCCTTGTAAGCGTAGAGGCAATAAACGTAATGGAAGATGCAAACTGCATGGCGGTAATTCAACAGGTGCGAAAACAGAACAAGGAAAGATGGCATCTCGCCTTAATGCGTTAAAACAGTTCCCTAGTTGGTACTTTGGTGAGTCTATCCCCATGCACTACCAACAGCGAGCGTACAGATGCTTTGAACGGCTATACACACTAATGACAACCCAGCCTATCAACTGGCAACAGGTATTTCATTTAATTGATATAGACCGTATACCGCTTGAAATGCTCAAGTATCAAATCATGGAATTAACATCAGCCAATGAGTTATTGATGCTACAAGTCGCCCTAGACCGTTATTACCAAGAACAACACAGCGTACACCTTAGCTTTACTGTTTATCTGCCACAGCTAACACCCAATAGCTACAGCAGTGAGTTAAGTAAACCTCAACGAGAATACCTTGATAATTGGCTTAACAAACATAACCCATTAAAAGGCACATTCTTCGATACCAACCAATAA
- a CDS encoding YagK/YfjJ domain-containing protein: protein MSLLSVHEKYPSVSYYLYDETVWLVFNQYAGIIDKIQNAICREVSYMINRYCRIRTILFHMHVNCYSDDNKIISRFMRSYINRLERKYKTHIGYIWVREQAKSDKQHYHIALFISARMCLNSWYAVNLAIDLCQNIQKIGTIHYVKNGLYSMYRKDHVSIQTVILRLSYYAKRYSKTLREPKTKRFHTRHHK from the coding sequence ATGTCACTATTATCTGTTCATGAAAAGTATCCATCTGTTTCTTATTATTTATATGATGAAACTGTTTGGCTTGTGTTTAATCAGTACGCTGGAATAATTGATAAAATACAAAATGCAATATGTCGTGAAGTAAGTTATATGATTAATAGATATTGTAGAATAAGAACAATATTATTTCACATGCATGTAAATTGTTATAGTGATGATAATAAAATCATATCTAGATTCATGAGAAGCTATATAAATAGATTAGAACGCAAATATAAGACGCACATTGGATATATATGGGTAAGAGAGCAAGCTAAATCAGATAAACAACATTATCATATCGCATTATTTATTAGTGCGAGGATGTGTTTAAATAGTTGGTATGCTGTAAATCTTGCTATAGATTTATGCCAAAACATACAAAAGATTGGAACAATACATTATGTAAAAAATGGACTGTATTCGATGTACCGCAAAGATCACGTATCAATACAAACCGTTATTTTACGCCTTAGCTACTATGCCAAACGCTATTCAAAAACATTAAGAGAACCTAAAACAAAGAGGTTTCATACTAGGCATCATAAATAA
- a CDS encoding helix-turn-helix transcriptional regulator — protein sequence MKDKTFDFSRHVSWETGSKKLIRKSALAKRFNVCVGTVDNKIKSSELPEPMRRNERIVGWMEDCLEEWFKNNKPFKNNDLNRFQLL from the coding sequence ATGAAAGATAAAACATTTGATTTTTCTCGTCATGTTTCATGGGAAACGGGCTCGAAGAAACTAATTAGAAAAAGTGCATTAGCAAAAAGATTTAATGTGTGTGTAGGAACAGTTGATAATAAGATTAAATCATCAGAATTACCCGAACCAATGAGACGAAATGAACGTATTGTAGGTTGGATGGAAGACTGCCTCGAAGAATGGTTCAAAAACAACAAACCATTTAAAAACAATGACTTAAACAGATTTCAACTTTTGTAA
- a CDS encoding helix-turn-helix transcriptional regulator has translation MNKILITQDDLCELTGKGRITIWRWIKEGILPEPMRINGVVLGWDNETINKWFKSLYSSKNK, from the coding sequence ATGAATAAGATTCTTATTACTCAAGATGATTTATGTGAACTAACAGGTAAAGGTCGTATAACAATATGGCGATGGATAAAAGAAGGCATACTTCCTGAACCTATGCGGATTAATGGTGTAGTACTCGGTTGGGATAACGAAACTATTAATAAATGGTTTAAAAGTCTTTACTCATCAAAAAACAAATAA
- a CDS encoding flagella assembly protein FlgT, whose product MNKKFSRYLGVFCLLFSSYSSAQWVEVTGEAVILESEETARVNALEDAVFQAMKHAGGEIASLSSLKPYLSESRQQYRFSGNEVRNITILEQKKAGGKMYITSRIDIYPSAKSCHKTQYKKGILLGSFSIAEPQQAAMGSVYKIGKDFAAILGKQIQKRSQSFIVTGTTTVPFSATDASAMTMLAEDHDAQYLIGGEITDLTATTDGKLKKEQVNRQFAVNLEIMDGKTGEIIYQNNYREIGLWPFSRSSHVDTQSARFWVSPYGQSIQRISQNMMLDIESALSCRASLPEVINIHNNIAQMNVGRVHGVRQGDRLKLWHSAGFIDQKGIPRNRMVETDISLTVDRVYEKSSELIVNQPQLAASIQPGDLLTKQTRP is encoded by the coding sequence ATGAATAAAAAATTTTCTCGTTACTTAGGCGTATTTTGCCTGCTATTTTCCAGTTACAGTTCAGCTCAATGGGTAGAAGTCACTGGTGAAGCCGTCATTTTAGAAAGTGAAGAAACTGCACGGGTGAATGCGCTGGAAGATGCGGTGTTCCAAGCAATGAAACATGCAGGCGGTGAGATCGCGAGCCTATCGTCACTAAAGCCTTATTTGTCAGAATCTCGCCAGCAATACCGATTCAGCGGTAACGAAGTTCGTAATATTACTATCCTTGAACAAAAGAAAGCTGGCGGCAAGATGTACATCACTAGCCGTATTGATATTTATCCATCGGCAAAAAGTTGCCACAAGACCCAATATAAAAAGGGGATCTTGCTAGGGAGCTTCTCGATCGCCGAGCCACAGCAAGCAGCAATGGGTAGTGTCTATAAAATAGGGAAAGACTTTGCAGCTATTCTAGGTAAACAAATACAAAAACGTTCACAAAGCTTTATTGTAACAGGCACGACGACTGTACCTTTTAGCGCAACTGATGCTTCTGCAATGACCATGCTTGCTGAAGATCACGATGCACAATATCTCATTGGTGGCGAAATTACTGATTTAACAGCCACCACTGATGGAAAATTAAAAAAAGAACAAGTAAACCGTCAGTTTGCCGTTAACCTCGAAATCATGGATGGCAAAACGGGTGAGATAATCTATCAAAACAATTACCGAGAAATTGGCTTATGGCCGTTTTCACGTTCGAGCCATGTTGATACACAATCAGCGCGCTTTTGGGTTTCTCCTTACGGTCAAAGCATTCAACGTATAAGCCAAAACATGATGTTAGATATTGAAAGTGCATTATCTTGCCGCGCTAGTCTACCTGAAGTGATCAACATTCATAACAACATCGCTCAAATGAACGTAGGTCGTGTCCATGGCGTAAGGCAAGGTGACAGATTAAAACTTTGGCACAGTGCTGGCTTTATCGATCAAAAAGGGATACCAAGAAATCGTATGGTAGAAACGGATATCAGTTTAACTGTTGATAGAGTTTATGAAAAATCATCAGAACTTATCGTTAATCAACCACAATTAGCGGCAAGCATTCAACCTGGTGATTTACTAACCAAGCAAACAAGGCCTTAG
- a CDS encoding FlgO family outer membrane protein produces MKKWIVIVLSLALTACTTPPVYNGKERYSSGTYSLTDTPRHTVDYFVEGLANQLVTSNQYLTASTPLAVTSFVDLQDMTETNWLGNVVSENFMYQMQQRGFTVVDYKSTGVIKVTSDGDFSISRNWRELASQQPVDYVLTGTMLRQSGGVLVNARIIGMRSNVVIATAQGFLPAERIGRDLDFMNKIQLRNGVIMRSDVRNRPDNNVILKP; encoded by the coding sequence ATGAAGAAATGGATCGTAATTGTGTTGTCGTTAGCGCTGACAGCCTGTACCACGCCTCCGGTTTATAATGGTAAAGAGCGATATTCTTCAGGGACGTACTCTTTAACTGATACCCCTCGCCATACGGTTGATTACTTTGTTGAAGGGCTAGCCAATCAGCTTGTCACTTCTAATCAATATCTCACTGCAAGTACACCATTAGCCGTGACGTCTTTTGTTGATCTGCAAGATATGACAGAAACTAACTGGTTAGGTAACGTGGTGAGTGAAAACTTCATGTACCAGATGCAGCAACGTGGTTTCACTGTTGTGGATTATAAATCGACAGGGGTGATCAAAGTGACCAGTGATGGTGATTTTAGTATTAGCCGCAATTGGAGAGAGTTAGCCTCACAGCAGCCTGTTGATTATGTGCTAACTGGCACCATGTTGCGTCAAAGTGGTGGTGTACTGGTGAATGCTCGCATTATTGGTATGCGATCGAATGTTGTGATTGCGACAGCACAAGGCTTTTTACCAGCTGAACGTATTGGTCGCGATTTAGATTTTATGAATAAGATCCAACTGCGAAATGGTGTGATCATGCGCTCTGATGTGCGTAATCGACCTGATAATAATGTGATTTTAAAGCCTTAG
- a CDS encoding LPP20 family lipoprotein, with product MKLYVAVAAAILLLSGCSNTSSGGTKPPGPDLTQSKDVIQAVGYASISEQKGRTKEEKSIRAMRASKLDAYRELSEQIYGLRISATTSLDDQQLGYENTDGAVDGVIRGAKVIRSYPVGDSYVTEMELNIGLMERMKQHGEVFHMPNKQEVMF from the coding sequence ATGAAACTGTATGTAGCCGTTGCTGCCGCTATCTTGTTATTGTCTGGTTGTAGTAATACTTCCTCTGGTGGAACAAAGCCGCCAGGCCCAGATTTAACGCAAAGTAAAGATGTGATTCAAGCTGTGGGTTACGCATCTATCAGTGAGCAAAAAGGCAGAACCAAGGAAGAGAAAAGTATTCGAGCGATGCGAGCATCAAAACTTGATGCTTATCGTGAACTGTCTGAGCAAATTTATGGTCTTCGTATTAGTGCGACTACATCTCTTGATGATCAGCAATTAGGTTATGAGAATACCGACGGTGCGGTTGATGGGGTGATCCGTGGAGCAAAAGTGATCCGTAGCTACCCTGTCGGCGATAGCTATGTGACAGAAATGGAGCTCAATATCGGTTTAATGGAACGTATGAAGCAACACGGAGAAGTATTCCATATGCCGAATAAACAAGAAGTGATGTTCTAG
- a CDS encoding flagella synthesis protein FlgN, producing the protein MKQTLGQLLEVQQTTLLSLIDLLKQERVAITRRKALEIEQIAKEKLDLIYKIQQHDYLLSSHEEREQLTQIEEYQSQVAAIQNLVQECQQYNDINGEVLQRAHLSFHKLNNLFQQSRGRHQMTYNSEGIAQNVRSLGTNLKA; encoded by the coding sequence ATGAAACAGACACTTGGGCAACTGCTTGAAGTACAACAAACAACCTTATTGTCTTTAATCGATCTTCTTAAACAAGAAAGAGTGGCAATTACTCGCCGCAAGGCATTAGAAATCGAACAAATTGCCAAAGAGAAGCTTGATCTGATCTACAAAATCCAACAGCACGATTACTTGCTTTCTTCCCATGAAGAACGTGAACAATTAACGCAGATTGAAGAATACCAATCACAGGTTGCTGCAATCCAAAATCTCGTACAAGAATGTCAGCAATATAATGATATTAACGGTGAGGTTTTACAGCGTGCCCACTTGAGTTTTCATAAACTCAATAACCTATTCCAACAAAGCCGTGGACGGCACCAAATGACCTATAACAGCGAAGGTATCGCACAAAATGTTCGGTCATTAGGCACCAATCTCAAAGCATAA
- the flgM gene encoding flagellar biosynthesis anti-sigma factor FlgM: protein MANIDQLRGGQPLNTTRISQQKTSSDNQTSAAASVAKEQHDEVSLSSQGKAVGQIHQQLATEPSFDAGKVAEIKQAIANGSYTIDADKLAANMLKFEDELNGL, encoded by the coding sequence ATGGCAAATATAGATCAATTGCGTGGTGGGCAACCGCTTAACACCACACGTATTAGCCAACAAAAAACATCATCAGATAACCAAACATCTGCAGCAGCTAGCGTTGCCAAAGAGCAACATGATGAGGTATCACTTAGCTCGCAAGGTAAAGCGGTAGGTCAGATCCATCAACAATTAGCAACTGAGCCAAGCTTTGATGCTGGAAAAGTGGCAGAGATCAAACAAGCGATTGCCAATGGCTCATATACTATTGATGCCGATAAACTTGCAGCAAACATGTTAAAGTTCGAAGACGAGCTTAACGGGCTTTAA
- the flgA gene encoding flagellar basal body P-ring formation chaperone FlgA, whose amino-acid sequence MTSHRDQKLLPTVIGFLLFFFSTNIFASNDSVLDSVQNAAEELIKQQISLPEKGKLKIEAAKLDNRLRFSSCSSPLAASLPGKQTLSGNVTVLVQCPTENWQLYVPVNVQLTLPKVVAAVALGRGMVLTPDKLSVQMIESRFQRGSSFDDPREIIGSKVKRSVKAGEMVQARDICLVCRNDSVIIRAGTGGLNIVTKGKALSDGAIGDEIRVQNTKSRRMIDAIITAVGEVTVKY is encoded by the coding sequence GTGACAAGCCACAGAGATCAAAAACTCTTGCCGACAGTTATCGGCTTCTTACTGTTTTTCTTTAGCACAAATATCTTCGCATCAAATGATAGTGTGCTAGATTCGGTGCAGAATGCCGCTGAAGAGCTGATAAAACAGCAAATTTCCTTACCAGAAAAAGGGAAATTAAAAATTGAAGCAGCCAAGCTTGATAACCGCCTGCGTTTTTCTTCTTGCTCTAGCCCACTTGCAGCTTCTCTTCCGGGAAAACAAACGTTAAGTGGTAATGTCACCGTATTAGTTCAGTGCCCGACAGAAAATTGGCAATTATATGTCCCTGTGAATGTACAACTGACCTTGCCAAAGGTTGTGGCTGCTGTTGCTTTAGGGCGAGGAATGGTGCTCACTCCTGATAAGCTTTCTGTGCAAATGATTGAAAGTCGCTTCCAACGAGGTAGCAGTTTTGATGACCCGAGAGAAATTATCGGTTCTAAAGTAAAGCGCTCCGTCAAAGCTGGTGAAATGGTACAAGCGCGTGATATTTGCTTAGTGTGCCGCAATGACAGTGTCATTATTCGTGCAGGAACAGGCGGACTAAATATTGTCACGAAAGGCAAAGCATTATCTGATGGTGCTATTGGTGATGAGATCCGGGTACAGAACACAAAGTCTCGACGTATGATTGATGCTATTATTACTGCGGTTGGTGAAGTAACAGTCAAATACTAG